A part of Terriglobia bacterium genomic DNA contains:
- a CDS encoding DUF4412 domain-containing protein, which translates to MRNRQCLVLAALLLLSIPAAADSKIKTRNTVMGHNTESTVYIKGARERTEGASMGMGPSLVTVTQCDRKRVITINPQANTCMVMPLGEESGKSTVAPAAATGSNRKGGTITFNVNIVDTGERQKMLGLTARHIKTTMNAESSSDACSKSSLHTESDGWYADIAPAFSCSLGTMPPPSRGRSGCQDTVRIKRSGAASPGYPLKQTTTVQAEGHSFTTISEVVELTNTPLNASLFEMPAGCKVVGSYQELLSMGDMAAEMMGGRPPIPPTTAAAPEPTAEPEPPPAPATPAAAPAPAVAVKSSGVVRVGVVKIKDASDQHLPTENLRINLMSEVTVRQMEAVPLDADGDPAIAAEAALKNCDYILYTDASQVKAPGTGVALPAALRGVSLDKNRYQALLAMTLYRVGKPQPELKQAPLAADGEQMGVNAVMAAFEKEADKVAEQVKKDREPVKPSKKSPAPVRKPVTPKKPLTRN; encoded by the coding sequence ATGCGCAACCGACAGTGCCTCGTTCTCGCCGCCCTGCTCCTGTTATCCATTCCTGCTGCGGCCGACTCTAAGATCAAGACTCGCAACACCGTCATGGGCCACAACACGGAAAGCACGGTCTACATCAAGGGTGCCCGCGAGCGCACCGAGGGTGCGAGCATGGGCATGGGGCCCAGTCTGGTGACCGTCACGCAGTGTGATCGGAAGCGGGTCATCACTATCAATCCGCAAGCGAACACCTGCATGGTGATGCCGCTGGGCGAAGAATCCGGTAAATCGACTGTCGCTCCTGCTGCCGCCACCGGAAGCAACCGCAAAGGCGGTACCATCACGTTCAACGTCAATATCGTCGACACCGGCGAGCGTCAGAAGATGCTCGGACTTACCGCGCGCCATATCAAGACCACGATGAACGCCGAGTCCAGCTCCGATGCCTGCTCGAAAAGCAGCCTGCACACCGAGAGCGACGGCTGGTACGCCGACATTGCACCGGCGTTCTCTTGCTCCTTGGGCACAATGCCTCCGCCCTCGCGCGGTCGAAGCGGCTGCCAGGACACGGTGCGCATCAAACGCTCGGGCGCTGCCTCTCCGGGCTATCCGCTGAAACAGACGACCACCGTGCAGGCCGAGGGCCACAGCTTTACCACGATTTCGGAAGTCGTCGAACTGACCAACACCCCACTGAATGCTTCGCTCTTCGAGATGCCGGCGGGATGCAAAGTCGTCGGCAGCTACCAGGAACTGCTGAGCATGGGAGACATGGCCGCCGAAATGATGGGCGGACGTCCACCGATACCGCCCACCACAGCGGCTGCTCCAGAACCCACCGCAGAGCCTGAGCCGCCGCCTGCGCCGGCGACTCCGGCGGCTGCACCGGCTCCCGCCGTCGCCGTTAAGTCCAGCGGCGTGGTGCGCGTCGGGGTGGTCAAGATCAAGGATGCGAGCGACCAGCATCTGCCCACCGAGAATCTCCGCATCAACCTGATGAGCGAGGTCACGGTGCGCCAGATGGAGGCCGTTCCGCTCGATGCCGACGGCGATCCGGCCATCGCCGCCGAAGCCGCGCTGAAAAACTGCGACTACATTCTCTACACCGATGCCAGTCAGGTGAAAGCACCGGGCACAGGCGTCGCGTTGCCCGCCGCGCTCCGCGGCGTCTCGCTGGATAAGAACAGGTACCAGGCGCTGCTCGCGATGACGCTCTATCGCGTCGGCAAACCGCAGCCGGAGTTGAAGCAGGCGCCGCTGGCGGCTGATGGCGAGCAGATGGGCGTCAATGCGGTCATGGCCGCCTTCGAGAAGGAGGCGGACAAAGTCGCCGAGCAAGTGAAGAAGGATCGCGAGCCCGTGAAGCCGTCCAAGAAGTCACCGGCTCCAGTGAGAAAACCCGTGACGCCCAAGAAGCCGCTCACCCGCAACTGA